A DNA window from Coffea arabica cultivar ET-39 chromosome 6c, Coffea Arabica ET-39 HiFi, whole genome shotgun sequence contains the following coding sequences:
- the LOC113694586 gene encoding disease resistance protein At4g27190-like — protein MAMQDIGVSMVGKIAEKFIDPIMHQFQYLFCYRNNVETLKNGIKKLELTKTEVQRLVDAARNNGEEIKPIVTDWLRQADGLEKEADTIFEGMENVKVNCFKIVRLPNLKSRYLIGRHAAKRGNDAEKHLRERQFDEVGYLPPLGKMPFSESTPSFEESLITRMSMKREVIEALKQDKRSLLAICGMAGVGKTFLLEQIADQVKSEKLFDGIAFASISQNPDMRNVQNQLAEQLRMTLLSEHSGRARTEQIYTRLTNSDKRNLVMLDDIWEEVDLRSLGIPIRSGECKSLKVVLTSRFSHVCRNMEAEIFEVNALPKEEAWHLFKEVAGISDDSALSDVAKQVAEECKGLPLAIVVVARAFRTNYTTPESWKLALGQLKKYTMRDLERVQDLVFSRIEWSYDRLKSVEAKSLLLFCSLFPEDYSIPVECLVRYGKGLKMFQDRETLGDMRYRVDQSISDLKSCYLLLTDGGKEDHVKLHDVVRDVCLKIASEGEHVFLVRNVGGKEGRPQPDSFGRYTAVSLTWKGNSNGPFPLGEECPKLRLLRLVFQSSKMINLSPDSFAGMEDLRVMEFNKLQIEFSPSDPGQMLMSLRTLCLDYCELGIGTSSMIGYMTQLEILSFFGSKLRDNQFPTEIAQLSNLKVLDLRVESSRHPLSLGILSSLKKLEELYMGFHRPLRLGRNAEEERGCIKEITSLACLECLQINLRGIDDLLLLLREFPVERLSRFNISCKQTRTKNGGDYQFRRNFKLYLRDEKDSELALCPAVTSIIRRTENLILDLGFLFRSGNFVNDLDESGFVNLKRLRLKSGSWECLIDSTTNLAPRHVFENLVFMELTSGKLEEICYGNLPPRCFSQLQEMKLQRINFIEYLWKGPIEPPSLCNLRGIEVSNCQRIITLFSQSVLKCLVKLQKIVVYSCENLESIVMREENMKDQVLELPQLKVVTLKCTGLEGFGCEGDRYSRAFLNQVSLPRLEMLDLTSPGYRPEQFVGGEMFRGSLENLRSLVLSSCSFIRCIAKADGVALLENLQSFSMGDCPSMELLFDLEGLKVPIPSKKELEILPNLKSLEFRGLTRLTHIWRNYPKGIRVFQNLRILQVEGCSLPCLFYPPCVADMLISLEELKVGLCPAMYAVIAGENEETSQEDHDGGEKREISLGRTNKEFLFPKLSSLSFVNLQNLQSFNGGHHEGCDFKFPSLTQLEIMRCPELKNLCPGKLDAPLLKKVKVEENDANIPLDLKVDIS, from the exons ATGGCCATGCAAGATATTGGTGTTTCGATGGTGGGGAAAATCGCGGAGAAGTTTATTGATCCAATTATGCATCAATTTCAGTATTTATTTTGCTATAGAAACAACGTTGAAACCCTGAAGAATGGCATCAAAAAACTCGAGCTAACGAAAACTGAGGTGCAACGATTGGTAGATGCAGCAAGAAACAATGGtgaagaaattaaaccaattgTTACTGATTGGCTAAGGCAGGCTGATGGTCTAGAGAAAGAGGCAGATACTATTTTTGAGGGTATGGAGAATGTTAAGGTGAATTGCTTTAAAATTGTTAGGCTTCCGAATTTGAAGTCACGTTATTTGATAGGCCGCCATGCTGCCAAAAGAGGAAATGATGCTGAAAAACATCTCAGAGAGCGGCAGTTTGATGAAGTTGGATACCTTCCTCCACTGGGGAAAATGCCTTTTAGTGAATCAACCCCATCCTTTGAGGAAAGTCTAATTACAAGGATGTCAATGAAAAGGGAAGTGATTGAAGCTCTAAAGCAGGATAAAAGAAGTCTACTCGCAATTTGTGGTATGGCCGGCGTAGGCAAGACTTTTTTGTTGGAGCAAATTGCCGACCAGGTTAAGTCTGAGAAACTGTTTGATGGCATAGCCTTTGCAtctatttctcaaaatccagACATGAGAAATGTCCAAAATCAACTTGCTGAGCAGTTAAGGATGACATTACTATCTGAGCACAGTGGTCGTGCAAGAACTGAACAGATTTATACTAGACTAACCAATAGTGACAAGAGAAATCTTGTTATGCTGGATGACATTTGGGAAGAAGTGGATCTTAGGAGTCTAGGAATTCCCATTAGATCAGGTGAGTGCAAGAGCTTAAAAGTTGTATTGACATCTCGGTTCTCTCATGTGTGTAGGAACAtggaagctgaaatttttgaggTGAATGCCTTGCCTAAGGAAGAAGCATGGCATCTTTTTAAAGAGGTTGCGGGAATTTCCGATGATTCAGCTTTGAGTGACGTTGCAAAACAAGTTGCAGAAGAATGCAAAGGATTACCTCTAGCAATCGTTGTTGTTGCCAGGGCATTTAGGACTAATTATACAACACCAGAATCCTGGAAACTCGCCCTTGGACAGCTAAAGAAGTACACAATGAGAGACCTAGAAAGAGTTCAAGATTTGGTGTTTTCCAGAATCGAATGGAGCTATGATCGTTTGAAAAGTGTTGAAGCCAAGTCACTACTACTGTTTTGCAGCTTGTTTCCAGAGGATTATAGCATTCCAGTCGAATGTTTGGTTAGGTATGGGAAAGGGCTGAAAATGTTCCAAGATAGAGAGACTTTGGGAGATATGAGATATAGAGTAGACCAGAGTATCAGTGACCTTAAAAGTTGCTATTTGTTGCTAACCGATGGTGGAAAAGAAGACCATGTAAAATTGCATGATGTCGTGCGAGATGTTTGCTTGAAAATTGCATCAGAAGGCGAGCATGTATTTTTGGTAAGGAACGTTGGAGGAAAAGAAGGGCGCCCGCAACCTGATTCATTTGGTCGTTATACAGCTGTTTCGCTGACATGGAAGGGCAATTCTAATGGACCATTTCCATTGGGAGAGGAATGTCCAAAGCTCAGGCTGCTGCGTTTGGTCTTCCAGTCAAGCAAAATGATCAACCTATCACCAGATtcttttgcagggatggaagaTCTCAGGGTCATGGAGTTTAACAAATTACAGATTGAATTTTCACCATCAGATCCTGGCCAAATGTTGATGAGCCTTCGGACATTGTGCCTGGATTATTGTGAGTTAGGGATTGGAACGTCGTCGATGATTGGATACATGACGCAATTAGAGATTTTGAGCTTCTTTGGGTCCAAACTTCGGGATAATCAGTTTCCAACCGAAATTGCTCAGCTGAGTAATTTAAAGGTGTTGGATTTGAGGGTTGAAAGTAGCCGCCACCCGTTGTCTCTTGGTATCTTGTCAAGCTTGAAAAAGCTAGAAGAATTGTATATGGGATTTCATCGTCCATTGCGGCTAGGGAGAAATgcagaagaagaaagaggatGCATTAAAGAGATCACATCACTCGCTTGCCTTGAATGTCTCCAAATTAATTTACGTGGCATTGACGACCTGCTTCTATTATTACGCGAATTCCCTGTTGAGAGGTTGTcaagatttaacattagttgcAAACAAACTCGGACAAAAAATGGTGGAGACTATCAATTTCGGAGGAATTTCAAACTTTATTTGCGTGACGAGAAAGATTCCGAACTAGCATTGTGTCCTGCAGTTACTAGCATAATCAGGAGAACTGAGAATCTCATTTTGGACCTTGGGTTCTTGTTTCGCTCGGGGAATTTTGTGAATGACTTAGATGAAAGTGGATTTGTCAATTTGAAAAGGCTCAGATTGAAGTCGGGTTCATGGGAATGCCTTATTGATTCCACCACCAACCTAGCTCCTCGACATGTTTTTGAAAATCTGGTGTTCATGGAATTAACATCtggaaaattggaagaaatatgTTATGGAAATCTTCCACCTCGTTGCTTCAGCCAACTTCAAGAGATGAAACTCCAGAGAATAAATTTTATTGAGTACTTGTGGAAGGGGCCAATTGAACCTCCGTCACTTTGCAATCTCAGAGGTATTGAGGTATCTAACTGTCAGCGAATTATAACTCTCTTCTCACAATCAGTGTTGAAATGTCTAGTGAAACTCCAAAAGATAGTCGTATATAGTTGTGAAAATTTGGAAAGCATTGTTATGAGGGAAGAAAATATGAAGGATCAAGTGCTTGAGTTACCCCAACTCAAAGTAGTAACACTTAAATGTACAGGCTTAGAGGGCTTTGGCTGCGAAGGCGATAGATATTCCAGAGCTTTTCTCAACcag GTCTCACTCCCTCGGTTGGAAATGCTAGACCTTACAAGTCCTGGTTATCGCCCAGAACAATTTGTAGGAGGTGAAATGTTTAGAGGATCTCTTGAGAACTTAAGATCTTTGGTGCTTTCAAGTTGCTCTTTTATCAGATGCATCGCGAAAGCTGATGGTGTGGCATTGTTAGAGAATCTGCAGAGCTTTTCTATGGGTGATTGTCCTTCGATGGAATTACTTTTCGACCTTGAGGGTCTAAAAGTTCCCATTCCATCAAAAAAGGAGCTTGAAATTCTTCCCAATCTAAAGTCACTGGAATTTAGAGGGTTAACAAGATTAACCCACATTTGGAGGAATTATCCAAAAGGGATTCGAGTATTCCAAAACTTGAGAATATTACAAGTAGAGGGGTGCAGTTTACCATGTTTGTTTTATCCACCTTGCGTGGCTGATATGCTTATAAGTCTTGAAGAATTGAAAGTTGGTCTTTGCCCGGCAATGTATGCAGTTATAGCAGGGGAAAATGAAGAGACCAGTCAAGAAGATCACGATGGTggggaaaaaagagaaatttcaTTGGGAAGAACCAACAAGGAGTTTTTGTTCCCAAAACTAAGCTCCTTAAGCTTTGTAAACCTCCAAAATCTTCAAAGCTTCAATGGTGGTCACCACGAGGGTTGTGACTTCAAATTTCCTTCACTAACCCAATTGGAAATAATGCGTTGCCCGGAGTTGAAGAATTTGTGTCCCGGAAAATTGGATGCACCATTACTTAAGAAAGTCAAAGTGGAAGAGAATGATGCCAATATTCCTCTGGATTTAAAGGTAGACATATCCTAA